From the genome of Mugil cephalus isolate CIBA_MC_2020 chromosome 2, CIBA_Mcephalus_1.1, whole genome shotgun sequence, one region includes:
- the LOC125002884 gene encoding polymeric immunoglobulin receptor-like, producing the protein MRSVQDLLFILCIVLSYVTRAAGLIHVFGYVGRDVDVSCSYGQGYKSHEKYLCKNDCGSSDVLITTSETKKNKFSIYDDKEKQTFTVTLSDLQSVDAGKYWCGVTRTGKDIYTEVKLELEQDTCCDKVDKIQSHERDSVSIICPYELEYQNNLKFICRGNQPSTCLQQAVITSDSKQNGRFTLTEDKESRRFTVNINKRTQEDSGWYLCGVHRNTGLDVFSAVELEVKVWCCVKTLAMSGTVTRPVTLQCPYPPHHQNNRKFLCKGDHRNNCTDVLSNGSRFTLQDDVSLSSFSVMITNLEAGDAAMRSSLCETGVGITRHCEAAGEPKGSEEIYANEETVGFSKQTTSKLQDACNVYSDADDDQPDYENFTATEEIYCNENFHVSNRKCGAFETCCSFSAKYRLHVVFLFIVVLSYVTRAAGVFHVFGYVGRDVNVSCSYGQGYESHEKYLCKNDCGDSDVLITTSETNQNKYSIYDDKEKRSFTVTISDLQSVDAGKYWCGVTRTGKDIYTEVKLKLEQDHCCNNVDKIQSHERDSVSIICPYQLEYQNNLKFICRGNQPSTCLQQAVITSDSKQNGRFTLTEDKESRRFTVNINNLTQEDSGWYLCGVHRNTGLDVFSAVELEVEGLMPQLHLILLQ; encoded by the exons ATGCGGAGCGTTCAAGACCTGCTGTTTATCCTCTGCA ttgtTCTCAGTTATGTGACCAGAGCAGCAGGACTGATCCATGTGTTTGGATATGTGGGCAGAGATGTTGACGTTTCCTGCTCCTATGGTCAGGGTTATAAGTCTCATGAGAAGTACCTGTGCAAGAACGACTGTGGCAGCAGTGATGTTCTTATTACGAcatcagaaacaaagaagaacaaattcTCCATCtatgatgacaaagagaaacaaacctTCACAGTGACCCTCTCTGATCTTCAGTCTGTGGATGCTGGGAAATACTGGTGTGGGGTGACGAGGACTGGAAAAGATATCTACACTGAAGTAAAACTGGAACTAGAACAag ATACTTGCTGTGACAAAGTGGATAAAATTCAAAGTCATGAAAGAGATTCAGTGTCCATCATTTGTCCGTATGAGTTGGAGTACCAGAACAACCTGAAGttcatctgcagaggaaaccagCCCTCCACATGTCTGCAGCAGGCAGTCATCACCTCTGACAGCAAACAAAATGGACGCTTCACACTCACTGAGGACAAGGAGTCAAGAAGATTCACAGTGAACATTAACAAGCGGACCCAAGAGGATTCTGGGTGGTATCTTTGTGGTGTCCATAGAAACACTggactggatgttttctctgctgttgaGCTGGAGGTCAAAG TGTGGTGTTGTGTGAAGACACTTGCTATGAGTGGTACTGTGACACGTCCAGTCACTCTGCAGTGTCCTTATCCACCACATCACCAGAATAACAGGAAGTTCCTCTGTAAGGGAGACCACCGCAACAACTGCACAGACGTGTTGTCCAATGGAAGCAGGTTCACACTGCAAGATgatgtttctctcagctccttctctgtgaTGATCACAAACCTGGAAGCAGGTGATGCTGCGAT gcgGAGCTCTCTATGTG aAACTGGAGTGGGCATCACCAGACACTGTGAGGCAGCAGGAGAACCCAAAGGTTCAGAAGAG ATTTATGCCAATGAAGAAACTGTCGGGTTCTCAAAGCAGACGACCTCTAAACTGCAGGACGCCTGTAACGTCTACAGCGACGCAGATGACGACCAACCAGACTACGAAAACTTCACAGCAACAGAAGAAATCTACTGTAATGAAAATTTCCATGTGTCTAATCGCAA aTGTGGAGCGTTCGAGACCTGCTGTTCATTCTCTGCA AAATATCGTCTTCATGTCGTCTTTCTCTTCATAGTTGTTCTCAGTTATGtgaccagagcagcaggagtGTTCCATGTGTTTGGATATGTGGGCAGAGATGTTAACGTTTCCTGCTCCTATGGTCAGGGTTATGAGTCTCATGAGAAGTACCTGTGCAAGAACGACTGTGGCGACAGTGATGTTCTTATCACGACATCAGAAACAAACCAGAACAAATACTCCATCtatgatgacaaagagaaacGAAGCTTCACAGTGACCATCTCTGATCTTCAGTCTGTGGATGCTGGGAAATACTGGTGTGGGGTGACGAGGACTGGAAAAGATATCTACACtgaagtaaaactgaaactagaacaag ATCACTGCTGCAACAATGTGGATAAAATTCAAAGTCATGAAAGAGATTCAGTGTCCATCATTTGTCCGTATCAGTTGGAGTACCAGAACAACCTGAAGttcatctgcagaggaaaccagCCCTCCACATGTCTGCAGCAGGCAGTCATCACCTCTGACAGCAAACAAAATGGACGCTTCACACTCACTGAGGACAAGGAGTCAAGAAGATTCACAGTGAACATTAACAACCTGACCCAAGAGGATTCTGGGTGGTATCTTTGTGGTGTCCATAGAAACACTggactggatgttttctctgctgttgaGCTGGAGGTTGAAG GTTTGATGCCTCAGTTACACCTCATATTACTGCAGtaa